A single genomic interval of Thermoleophilia bacterium harbors:
- a CDS encoding sugar kinase: protein MSLTVVGSIAFDAVHTPFGERTKMLGGSAVHFSLASSFFTEVRVVGPVGDDFTQIELDVLGNRGVITDDIERVAGAQTFFWKGHYEFDLNMAHTDDTQLNVFGDFEPKLSDASKSSDMLFLANIQPDLQRQVRAQCDGIGFAGLDTMNLWIDIAKDSLLAAMSEVDCVLINDAEIRQLTGESNLARAARAVMELGPSAVIAKQGEYGAALFTPGGFFALPGFPLEDVRDPTGAGDSFAGGFLGYLDGECETIDEGALRKAMGYGTVLASYNVEEFGTERVARLTRDEIDSRLEALRSMTAFDVA from the coding sequence TTGTCGCTGACCGTTGTCGGCTCGATCGCATTCGACGCCGTTCATACGCCTTTCGGCGAACGCACGAAGATGCTCGGTGGCTCCGCCGTGCACTTTTCGCTCGCTTCCAGCTTCTTCACCGAAGTCCGCGTGGTCGGCCCGGTCGGCGACGACTTCACCCAGATCGAGCTCGACGTACTCGGGAACCGCGGTGTGATCACCGACGACATCGAGCGGGTCGCGGGTGCCCAGACCTTCTTCTGGAAGGGCCACTACGAGTTCGACCTCAACATGGCCCACACCGATGACACCCAGCTGAACGTTTTCGGCGATTTCGAGCCGAAGCTGTCCGACGCGTCGAAGTCGTCCGACATGCTCTTCCTGGCCAACATCCAGCCCGACCTCCAGCGCCAGGTCCGCGCCCAGTGCGACGGCATCGGATTCGCCGGTCTCGACACGATGAACCTCTGGATCGACATCGCCAAGGACTCGCTGCTCGCGGCGATGTCCGAGGTCGACTGTGTCCTGATCAACGACGCCGAGATCCGGCAGCTCACCGGGGAATCGAACCTGGCGCGGGCGGCCAGGGCCGTGATGGAGCTCGGCCCCTCGGCCGTGATCGCCAAGCAGGGCGAGTACGGCGCGGCTCTGTTCACGCCGGGTGGATTCTTCGCCCTGCCGGGTTTCCCCCTGGAAGACGTGCGCGACCCGACCGGCGCCGGCGACAGCTTCGCCGGCGGATTCCTCGGCTACCTCGACGGCGAATGCGAAACGATCGACGAGGGGGCGCTGCGCAAGGCCATGGGCTATGGAACCGTGCTGGCCTCGTACAACGTCGAGGAATTCGGCACCGAACGGGTCGCCCGCCTGACCCGCGATGAAATCGATTCACGCCTCGAGGCCCTGCGTTCGATGACCGCATTTGACGTCGCCTGA